GAAGGAAAATTCGTAAATATCTCGCTTACGAGATTATCGCGCTTGTCAATGGTTGTCAATGACGGACCTGTACAGGTGGCCTCGGCGAGCAGCTCGGTGGGTGCTAGTCCCACGGGATCCGGCGTACCGGAAACCCCGCTGTCCGTCAAGAGTGCCGGCGCCAGTCCACCGCAGTCGAGCGGCAAGCATCTGCACATTAACCTGGGAAATCAATTCAGGGCGGGCGGCTCGCTGCCGAACGTTAACAACAATGTCAATTGCGGCAACGACGCGAAAGAGCACTCCTCGCCGCACACCGGCGCGATCCATTCGATCGACCTTAAGGTCTGTACCGCTTGATCCTCTCGAACGAAGCTACCCTTGTGTTGTTCTTGTTGTTGTTAGGCTTATTATCTCCCGAACGTTTAATTTTGTTACCCCACCTTCTCGTTTTCACGGAGAAAAATTCTTCCGAATCGCTTTCTCGTCAATCCACTCTTCAGTTAAGATAATTGAAGacgtgcaaaatttttttttcctactaATTTTCCGCCGAAGTTTTATGATTCTTGGAGTGACATAAATGTCAAGTCAAATTGCGAAAGTTTTAAATTGCTATGTATAGAAGCGCAACAAAAATGTTCAATCTCAATTCATTCCGACTTATTTCAGTCGCAAacacaatgtttttttattagctgtagaaaaattttctttcgaatAATAAAGTTGATCTCCGTTACTCTGCGAAAATTCGCCGGTAGTATATATCATTTCTCAAAGTAATAACTTTGTGTTTCGCGATGAAACAATTTTCTGCTGCATCATTTTGAAGCTTTTCCGAAGCGAAAGCTTCTTTTGCGATGGTACGAGATATGCGAAAAGACTTTTCTCCGTGCTTTTAAGGATCTTCCCGTATCGCAGACATTTTACTCGCTTTGTCTCGTGCCAGGTTCCAGTACGATTACGAAATGTACTTTGTATTTTACGAGTAGGAACTCTGGATCGAGACTTGTGCCGGTCgtgacaattttctttttgtagcaatcttcttatttttccttttctttttttggcaATGTCTTTGCACAATAATGCAATTGCATGGCACGTACGTAATAGCACGAATTAAAGATTTCCGATTACACTAGATATCATATAGTGCTATAGTCGATTATTCTAAGCGATAATTAAAGTAAGATGCGCATTAATAGCCAAAATAGTgggtaaaatattaaaagttgatTAAGTGATATGAACGATGCATATATTCTCAATGTAAACACTATTTCCGTGTTAtgctaaaaagaattaataaagattgagatcacacgtatatatttatcgaactTTGTAAgaagttattttttcttaagatgATGGTGCAGAACATCTTGAATgtagaaaatatctttatgaaaGGATGATCAAtccttattattaatgattataattcgAATATGTCTTCCCGAGGGATTTAGTGACGTAGATAAAGTCACGAAATCGCGACGATCCTGGAGTTTCCAAGAGTTTTAACGAATGCAAATTAACGGTCAAGTTTCAAACAATCcccgataatttataatggatTTATTAgcaaactaattaaaaatttataatataaaaaaaattactctttgttttataaaaattgcgcgtgttatgtgtgtgtgaggaaatttaaattattttatttgaatctgatattattttaaagtaataaaatgtataacttTATGCATCGTCCggagtaataattaaattttccgaaTAAAGTCTCGTGTCCGGATGGACTGAGAAAATTATGCAATGTCATCTTAAATAGAGAGAGCCAAATATTACGCAATATTTTTCCCGCATATTGTACTGATTCTAATGCCATGAAATCATAGAGTGTATAAGAAAGTACCTGCGATTTGTCGATCAAGaactgtaattataaatactgcTGCGCGCGTAaacaagtaattattttacaaccgCGTAGGttgttatgtatataacaatatatatataagattgccGAAATCACGGTACTATCGGGTAAACTGGGGCATTCTTATCTCGCGCGTAATTGACGGGTTCAATGCTAAGTCTAAAGTAAACTTTTAATTCGCCAACTTTAAGTACAAAGTCGTTTCTATCGTTTCTAAACGGACTCGTacaaactataaatttatctcttactcctttctttttcttacacacacatacatacacatactgaatctttcaaatttttagtCGAGGTCTtgccaattaattttaataaatcttatccGGCATTTCTCACATTATTTCagttttctcttaataaatttcttctcctGCAGCTATTATTCGTTCTTTACAACGCGAatcttgtttaattaattgcatatacCCCATCTCACCCTCTATGAAATAATACAGTTCTGTGAGCAAATTGTGAGAAAGTTAAATGGTACTGGAATCAAAGGCGtatgaaatcataaaaaattatttaattaaacatggGCTCATAAATATCTCGTTATTATGCATCGATATCTCACGATCCTCCCTTCAATTCGTTCAATTGTGCTCGGAtctgtttcatatttataatttatccaattatttacaatattttccatctcagttttatttatgttaggCCGTATGTGTTTGTCGTtacttacttattattattatacaaattactatttttttttttttaaatttacataattcaaaTTCCTATGCTACTTCTTTGTTCCTCGTTCTCCTCCGCGAGCGAGTTGTTTCTATTATAACATCGTATGCGTGATTCACACATTGTGAAGCAAAATTCCTCCTTTGCGTCGAATTAAACCATAAACCACAGCTGCAATGATACATTTAGATTAgacgtattaattaaaaagaaaaatatagggTAATATTCCACGATATTGATTTAACCGCGCAACATGATTAGAgagcgaaattaattttcactaaaaacatcatttaatatacacaCGCATGCATATTTACCTCTGGTACTGTTGCTTGAACACATTTAGCTACATTGAATATCTTTTCGCATGGATCCGCGCCGtctaaaatatcgattaaaagtTAGAACGGGAGGAGATTGATTCGCGAAACaacaataaagtaataattataatcgattaAAGACGTTTCGACTCACCTTGCTTGGCGCATTTGTTCAAAATCTGGGTACCTACTTCTTGAAAGTTCTCAGGGATGACGCTCAGCAGCATATCGACTTCCAAGTCACCCTCTTCATCGACCTGCGTCGAAATTTCGATAAGTGTTTGCTTCAacgtatatatgataataaacgaAGTAATGCTTAAAGAAATTACCAAACTGAATGCGTCGAGGAGGCAATGCATATAGCACGTTATACTCCGATCGTCCGTAAGTTTTCCATCGTTAACCTCGTCGATAAGCGCTGCCTCGTGAAATTGAAATGTCCATTATAAACCCGCGTTATACCGAGAAAATAtagtaagaaatataaatataatataagttttgCAATCGTggaatttacaataaaatatgttgatgCATAAACGAATGTATACtcgtgttaaaaatttattatagtaatttttatagtaacaAATACTCTAATGTCATTATATtccaattttacaataaatattgtaagaattaatgtattttttccaTTGTAACTTgtactgtaaaattttctttatctgccaaggtaattttagaaataatctttcttcACATAATGTGTTATTTAGAGCTTCGAAAAACGAACTTGCAAAGTGCCAGCGCGTC
The genomic region above belongs to Cataglyphis hispanica isolate Lineage 1 chromosome 7, ULB_Chis1_1.0, whole genome shotgun sequence and contains:
- the LOC126850940 gene encoding pheromone-binding protein-related protein 6-like, with protein sequence MHVSVILGVVLLQAIYVFAAPPDWIPPEMLEMVQSDKERCMAEHGTSQALIDEVNDGKLTDDRSITCYMHCLLDAFSLVDEEGDLEVDMLLSVIPENFQEVGTQILNKCAKQDGADPCEKIFNVAKCVQATVPELWFMV